A window of Nocardiopsis sp. Huas11 genomic DNA:
CGGCACCCGGTGTCGCCGGCGAGGCCGAGGGCACGGCCGGCGACGCGGCGCGAGCGCCGGACGCCGACGACGGGTCGGACTTCTTCGCCGACCCCACCGGCACGCCCCGGGAGTCCGGTCCCGGGACGGACGACACCGTGGCGGCCGAGGTCACGGCCTCCGCCTCGGTCGGGCCCGAGGAACAGGAGAGCACCGAGGACGGCGACGGCGAGCGCGGTGAGAGCGGCGGAGGCGCGAGCACGGAGAGCGGCGGTGGCGGCAGCGGTAGCGGCACCGGGAGCAGTGACAGCGGGAGCGGCGGCGGCGATTCCGTCGCCGCGGCGAGCTCACAGGTCACCCGGGTCGTGGAACTGGTGAACTCCGAGCGCTCCGGCGCGGGCTGCGGCTCGCTGCGGGTGGACGCCCGGCTCACCGCCGCCGCCCAGGAGCACAGCGAGGACATGGACGCCCGCGGCTACATGGCCCATGAGAGCCCCGAGGGCGAGGGCCCGGGCGACCGGGCGGCCCGGCACGGGTACGACGCCTGGGGCGCCGAGAACGTCGCCAAGGGGCAGCGCAACGCCCAGCAGGTGATGGACTCCTGGATGAACAGCCCGGGCCACCGCGCCAACATCCTCAACTGCGACCTGGTCGCGATCGGCGTCGGGGAGTCGGGCCACGCCTGGACCCAGATGTTCGGCTGGGAGTAGCGACAACGATTCACCGGACCGCGAAGGGCGGGCCGCACCGTACCGGTGCGGCCCGCCCTCGCACGTGTGTCCCCCGCACCACGCCGAAGGCCCCTCGGGGCGATGGCGGGTCACGGGTGGCGGGTGGGCGGAGGGCGCGACGGCTAGTGCACCGGTGAGAACGGGGAGTCGAACCCCGAGAAGGAAGCCGTCGCATGGCCGCCCGTGCTACCACGGCGAGGATAGCGCGAGGACTGACCGTCCGGCCCACTCGCGTGGCTACCGGAACCCATGGTGAGAAGGAAGCCCTCGTATGGCCTCGCACGCGTTCGGCGAGGAGGGCGCGGCGGCTGGAATCTTCCAGAGAGAAACGGCCGAGGGCCGGAGAAGGAAGCCACCGCATGGCCTCACCACCGCCGATCCTAGTGGGGGCCGACGGCCTCCGCACCCGGTTTTTCCCGGGTGCGGAGCCGGACCGGTCAGTCCGGGAGGAGCGAGCCCAGCTCCCGCGCGGTGAACACCTCGGTGCCCTCCGGCAGCCCGTCCGGGCGCTCCAGCCCGACGTAGGCCCACCGCTCCCCCTCGGGCACCGACTCCTCCCCCGGCTCGGCGGCGTCGAAGGGCGCCACCCTGGCGCCGGCCTCGGCGGTCATCGCGAGCAGGTCGCCCACGGTGAAGGCCTCGCGCTCCACCACGGACCGGGCCAGCAGGCCCGCGGACACACTCGTGTCCTCCACCCGGTTGAACGCCACCCGTCCCGCCAGGAACAGGTGCAGCCACCGCGCGGTCCAGCCGCCGTCCTCGTCCCGGGAGAACACCAGCGGGAGCGCGATCCGCGCGGGTCCGCGCAGGTCGGACTTGGCCCGGACGGTTCGGGGCTCGAACGGCATGCCCTCCTGCTCACCGTCACGGGTCATGAAGCCGAAGAAGCTCTCGGCCGCCTCCACGAAGCCCTCGCCGTCGTACACCAGCACCTGCGGCACCACGTGCCGCACGCCCGGGTCCAGCCGGGCCAGGTCGAGGTCGATCATCTCCGTCGCACCCTCCGGTGCTTCGACGATGTCCCCGGAGTGCACCATCCCGGTGCCCCTGAGATTCGTCCACGACACCTGGCCGGCCCAGGCGAAGTCGGCGTCGAGCAGCTCCACGGACAGGTCGAGGTCCGTGCGCCGGGCCGCCTGGCGCCAGTACACGAAGAACCGCAGCCGCTCGCCGTCCACCGGCATGACCGACCCGCGCGGCAGCACGCCCACGCCTCCGGCCGTGCCCTTGCCCGAGCGCGGGACCGCGACGGTGCGCACCGCCTCGTCGACCAGCACCCGGTCGAACCGGGGCAGCCGCCGGGCGATGGCCGCGTCCAGGGCGGCGACGACCGGATCGAGGTGCCCGGCGGGCAGCGCGTCCCGCCGGTCCCGCTCGGCCCAGGCGCGGGCCCGCTGGTTGACGAACATCCGGGCCACGCCCGGCCGGCCGCGCGAGGCCAGGTGCTCGCGCGCGGACACCAGCACGCGCGGAGCGACCTGGTCGGCGCACCCGGCCACGGTCGCCGCGACCAGCGCGACCTCCTCGGCACCGGCCTGGCGCAGGACGCGGTCGAGGTTGCGGACGAGCACGCCCGGGGCGGTCGCGAGCAGGTCGAGCACCCGGCCGGTGTCGCCCTCGGCGAAGGCCGCCTCGACCCGCGCGTTGAGCCCGTGGAACCGGGTCTCGCCGCGCGCGACCGCGAAGACCTCGCGTGCGCGCTCCAGGCCCGGGTACTCGTGCGGGTGCAGGCGCTCGCCCAGCCGCTTGAACCGCTCCCGGTAGCGGGCCACGTCGCCGAGCTTGGCCCGGCTGCCGCCGACCACGCCCTCCAGCGCGGTCATGAGCGCGCGGCGCTCGCTCCGTCGCAGGGACCGGAACCGGGTGGGCTGATCGAGGGTGACGTCGCCGCCGGAGAGGGCGCAGGCCAGGCGCAGGACGTCGGTGACCGTGTCCACCATCGGGGCACGGCCCTCGGCCATCCGGGCGCGGTTGACCACCGCCCGGTTCTCCCGGACCGGGATCCGCTCGGGCTGCTCCCCGTCCACGCACTCGGCGGCCAGGATCTCCAGCAGCACGAGGTCGTCCTCCGCCAGCGGGAGCGGTCCGCCGGCCAGGTCGAGGTAGAGCGCCCGCGTCTCCTCGGCCAGGGGGCGGCCCAGGTGCAGGACGCTGACACGGTCCTTGGCGCCCGCCACGAACGGCTCGCGCAGGCTCAGCAACGCGTCGAAGTCGTGCTGGTAGCGACCGTACTCCGGCAGGGCCAGGAGGTCGACGCCGCCGCCCGCGAGGACGGACTCGCCGAGGACGCTCGCCGTCTTGGTGTCGGGGTCGGCCAGGGCGGCGGCCAGGCACTCCAGCCAGAACCGCGCCGTGTCCGGCACGTTCTCCGGGAAGTCGACGAAGTAGACGTTGTGCTCGACGTGGTCGCCGACCGCCTCGCGCACCGCCGACAGCACGGGTCCGGCCGCGGCCACGACGTCCTCGGGCCGGAGCGCGGCCAGGTGCCGCAGCAGGTCCGTGGAGCAGGCGTAGCCGACGGTGAGCAGGGCGGCGTCGAACCTGCGCGCGGCCGCGGCGCCGTCTCCGGGCTTGCCGGACGGCTCGGGCACGCGCAGGGTCCGCTTGACGATCTCGGAGTGCAGCATGCGCAGCATCGTCGCACCTCGCGAGACCCTGCCGCCACGCCTTTTCGGCCCATCCGGGGGACCGACGGCGCCCAACCCGCCCATGGCAGACTCCGCCCATGCGCCCACTCCACGAACTCACGGACGTCGACGACCCCGCCTGGCCGCACCTGGCCCGGGCGGTCGAGGCCGGACCGGCCGCCGTCCGCCTCCTACCGCCCGAGGCCGAACGGTCCCGCGCCTGCCTGTACCGGCTCCAGGTCACCGTCCGCTCCCTCCTCGGCGCGATGGCCCTGGAGACCGGCGGGCTGTTGATCGACGACGGATGGCTGCGTGTGTACGGCGGCGGCACCGCCGGCTTCCCCGGCCTGGCGGACGTCAACGGCCTGGTGGCGGGCCCTGACCAGGGCCCGCCGCCGCGGCTGGTCGTCGCGCACGACGTCCTGGGCGGGACCTTCGCGCTGGGCGGGCCGGGCGACGGGGGCGACGCGTGGCCCGGCGGGCCGGGCGAGATGGCCTACTTCGCCCCCGACTCCCTGGAGTGGGAGGCGCTCGGGACCGGCTACTCCGGCTGGCTGCTGTGGCTCCTGGAGCAGGACCCGCTGGCGGAGTTCTACCGGGACCTGCGCTGGCCGGGCTGGCGGGAGGAGACCGCGGG
This region includes:
- a CDS encoding CAP domain-containing protein, with protein sequence MARGRRGKRRKSAHERPSEQGGRNRLLPLAAGIVAVPVGAVLAGALLVTDPADRLNPFTNTSDGTAAPGVAGEAEGTAGDAARAPDADDGSDFFADPTGTPRESGPGTDDTVAAEVTASASVGPEEQESTEDGDGERGESGGGASTESGGGGSGSGTGSSDSGSGGGDSVAAASSQVTRVVELVNSERSGAGCGSLRVDARLTAAAQEHSEDMDARGYMAHESPEGEGPGDRAARHGYDAWGAENVAKGQRNAQQVMDSWMNSPGHRANILNCDLVAIGVGESGHAWTQMFGWE
- a CDS encoding TerD family protein; its protein translation is MLRMLHSEIVKRTLRVPEPSGKPGDGAAAARRFDAALLTVGYACSTDLLRHLAALRPEDVVAAAGPVLSAVREAVGDHVEHNVYFVDFPENVPDTARFWLECLAAALADPDTKTASVLGESVLAGGGVDLLALPEYGRYQHDFDALLSLREPFVAGAKDRVSVLHLGRPLAEETRALYLDLAGGPLPLAEDDLVLLEILAAECVDGEQPERIPVRENRAVVNRARMAEGRAPMVDTVTDVLRLACALSGGDVTLDQPTRFRSLRRSERRALMTALEGVVGGSRAKLGDVARYRERFKRLGERLHPHEYPGLERAREVFAVARGETRFHGLNARVEAAFAEGDTGRVLDLLATAPGVLVRNLDRVLRQAGAEEVALVAATVAGCADQVAPRVLVSAREHLASRGRPGVARMFVNQRARAWAERDRRDALPAGHLDPVVAALDAAIARRLPRFDRVLVDEAVRTVAVPRSGKGTAGGVGVLPRGSVMPVDGERLRFFVYWRQAARRTDLDLSVELLDADFAWAGQVSWTNLRGTGMVHSGDIVEAPEGATEMIDLDLARLDPGVRHVVPQVLVYDGEGFVEAAESFFGFMTRDGEQEGMPFEPRTVRAKSDLRGPARIALPLVFSRDEDGGWTARWLHLFLAGRVAFNRVEDTSVSAGLLARSVVEREAFTVGDLLAMTAEAGARVAPFDAAEPGEESVPEGERWAYVGLERPDGLPEGTEVFTARELGSLLPD
- a CDS encoding DUF2625 family protein produces the protein MRPLHELTDVDDPAWPHLARAVEAGPAAVRLLPPEAERSRACLYRLQVTVRSLLGAMALETGGLLIDDGWLRVYGGGTAGFPGLADVNGLVAGPDQGPPPRLVVAHDVLGGTFALGGPGDGGDAWPGGPGEMAYFAPDSLEWEALGTGYSGWLLWLLEQDPLAEFYRDLRWPGWREETAGLGPAQGIAVYPFLWSAEAQADLAATTRSPVPLRELTDLGRESCAPLGLPDPGPLGAP